A region of the Aethina tumida isolate Nest 87 chromosome 3, icAetTumi1.1, whole genome shotgun sequence genome:
CGTTTTATCAGACGATGTCCGTTCTATTGACAGTTATGTGTTATGGGACTAGAATACATGCCTGAGCTGAACATCTATATTGCCAAGTGTCCGAGAAGatcataattttgaatttggtgCCAGAGGTGTTTTGAAGCATAATCATGCAAGTTATTCTCTAAGGAATATGAAATTAACTTAACGAACgtattgaaataagaaatgattaaaatttgcgaTATGTGGATGACGTTTTGGTGCCTTATTTTCTTCCCTACATAAATAGAGATCTcggactaatttttcagcaagataatACCCCTGCACATATTGCcaggaatatattaaactttctAGAAGCCTCGATGTGAATTTACTGCCTTAGCCATATGATGGGGCGACGCTTAACGAATTTACAACGCCCTCCACGAACTCTTAATAAACTAAGACCTCAGATTCAGTTCGCCTGGGATGCACCGTTGCGTCAATGAGTGTCTTAATCAAAGAGAGTGTTCGACCCAGTTTTAGCTTCTGATAATTtatgctttaaaattattgacaaattgtttaatcaattattacttggtaataagttaatatttttctaaaaaaatggaataaccCAATCTTTAACACAcagtatgttaattttatgaaacgtTATGCATCAAACTAATTTCCCTATTATCCAGACAACACGTATCTTGTCTGCGGAAAATTAGTATTCATTTACTTACCCAAGGATAATTGGTCCACTCAAACGTTTATTGGAAAGTGTTTCCATCAATAAGGAAATCATTAGGACGAACATGATTTTGCGCTTAGGAAACGCGAACCTGAAAGAAAAAACGAAGGTGCTTAAATAACCGTAAAGACTATATTTTGAGTTTGGATTGTCTTGGGAAATACGACTAACTGTTCCGTACCTCTGTAGAGACTTAATAACTATTTCATAACCAATTACACCAGACCATTTTTGTACATACGCATATAGGAAACATAAGCTGtggaagatttaataattcaaacctattaaaatttcacgcatgtaatttatattttcctttcCGTGTAACATGATAGacgcatttatttaaatagacacCCATCACCGAAGCTGATTGCATAACCGTTCTTCCATCAGATGCAGCgttttcagaattaaattCGTAGACGAGAAAAGtgtgaaaaattgttaataacagAACGTAATTTATTCAGCTCGTAGACGCTACCGGGTACCTTCTGCTGtcatgtttaacataatgtcGGACTAGTTGAAAAATTATGTCCAGTCATCTGGCGTTGTGTTTGGCTGTGTTACTAAATGGTTTCGTTTCATTCCAGTATAAATCGTAAACGTCGTTTTATTAGTTgggcattttaatatttgtttaatgccGTCGTCGCATTAACGACGATCTGAataggaaaataatttatttgtaccgTTATCATAGCGTTAcggaaacatttatttaattcaggtATTGAATAAGTATTCTACTAAGGTAAAATGTTCGTGCTCActgaatatgttaaaatatttatttgcttaaACGGTACGCTTtgcattaaacaattttaatttcacgttaattgatattatgaatgttaattgattgttttttcttttgcaGATGACGCGACACAGTATAGTCTTAGGCCTGATTCTAGtcgtaattaattgtaatggaATTTTAGGTAAGTTTGaccattattttgaaattagattAACCATgttaaaatggaaaaactaacaattttttataaggcaatttattgatttattacataaattatacatataaaatattaattttaaattattataataaaaatgtaccagCAACTTTGACTATGGTGCCGGaggagttttaaataaaaaactaatgatTTTTCATAAGTTTGATGTTTGATTTACCTTAGAAGActctttttataacaatatattgatttattgcataaattacatatataaaatattaattttaattaattataatgaaaatctaCCTATTCTCCATTCCTACACAACAagtaaatgtgaaataaagtatttatgaatattttcacataattttatccaaacatatagaaacaattatttatattcatttgaaACAATCTTGTGTAAATCTACTGTTGTACAATAGAATGACAGtatttttctatgaaaactgtgttaaattataatttaaacacagaATCAAACgtacattttttttccaaGAAGATCATAATTTTGACTTTAGTGCCAGAAGAGTTTTGAagcaaaaaactaattatttttcttatttttgaagtttaatcCACCACAGAAGTCTCTTTTTATggcaattcataatttattacataaattacatacataaaatattaatgttaattaattgaaatgaaaacatACAGCACaagtaattgaaaaatgaagtttttattaatattttcacataattttatccaaacttgtagaaataataaagtgtCCAAGAAGCTTatgtttttgattttgataCCAGAGGAGTTTTGAAGCAAAATACCAATCATTCTTCATAAGTTTGATGTTTGATCCACCATAGTCGTCtcattttattacagtttattgatttattacataatttatacatataaaatattaaaattaattaattgtaatgaaAATCTACCTATGCTCCAATTCTACAGAAtaagtaattgtaaaataaagtatttatcaatatattcacatatattttatagagacttgtagaaacatttatttatattcgtttaaaacaattttgtgtaaatgtACTGCTGTACTCTATAatgacataatattttttctgttaaaactcctttaaatgataatttaaacacaCAATCGAccgtacattttttttataatttcccaATCAAATTTTGGCCTGCATTTTCTGAAAGTCCAATCAATTAATTCCGTTCTAATAACAGTTATGTGTTTTGGGACCAGAATGCTTGAGCGAAACATCTATATTGTCAAGTATCaagaagaatataattttgactttGGTACCAAAGGAGTTTTGAAGCAAAAAACTAACAAGTTCGCTGTTTGATCCATCATAGAAGTCTCTTTTTATgacaatttattgatttattacataaattacacatataaaatgttaattttaatgaaaatctaCATATACTCTAATTTTACACAACAACtagttgtaaaataaaatagatatcaatattttcacataattttatcaaaacttgttaaaactgttttaaatgataatttaaacacaCAATCGaacgtacaatttttttttaatttcccaATCAAGTTTCGGCCTGCATTTTCCGAGAGTCCAATCAATTAATTCCCGCATAATAATTCACTGTGGCACTATCAGCAGTGCTGCGAGTTCCCGGACCAAATTAGGAAAGTCACACACATGCAAATGGTCGTCTTCCCAGTATACGTTACCGTATAGCGTACAGTTATATCAGATTCGCACTCGGGGGATATaagcacataaataaaacaaatcttTCCTGTTCAAAGGCCAGTTGTTTATGGGCCGCTTGCTGGAAATTGATGGAGATGATACCTGAACGACACGAAATGGTTAGATCGACCATTCCGGTGCAGAACATCaacgaattattttaattatgtgcgACGCTCATGTTTTtcttgaaatgaaatgaaaatgtcaGTGTGGATTATTAaatcgaaaaaaatatattgcaaCTTATTGTTAACGGCAGGGCATTAAAAACTGcatgaaattgtaaattgcTGATTGCGCTGACGACCTGAATGCAGGAAACAAAGAGGTCTCCAGcagaaataaatacattaaataataaaaaatcacacGGTGtggcattttatttttatattgaggAAGAGTGctgaaaaaaaagaataaattttattgcctgttactaatttaaaattgtattgaagaatgtaaataactattttcaCAGCCACATTATCATTGCTTTTAGCACTTTCAATTCCTATTGTTTCACGATGAATGTGTAAAATACAAAGTAGTGGCGATCCTGGGAACTCTCGAACGTAAATAAACGGATGTTTGAAGCATATTGTCTCtgtctttatatttaaactcaTTTCTTCCGTTTTGATGGACATCGGAAGAAGTGAAAAAAAAGGTTTATTGTATTTAGTCGTTAACACTTTAACCAAGCATGTCGTGGACATTACGGTTGTTGTAGGTCGTTAAGCCTCgctttaatgtattttttggcTGTGTACTCGAAACGAAACTATGTACTGTAATGTGAATCAACCGTTAACTTTGGACTCGTTTTAGGAAgtagataattaaattgttaaattggcgcattttactttaattagtattacCAATGATTCCGCCGCTTGGCAGTTTTACATTAATTCCACCGTTAATTGTATAACAAAACTAAATTGCCGATAATTATATGAGACTGTTTTCTTTTTACACCATAAACTCCCCCGTCAAATATATACGTTCACAAAGATATTGATTAGAAAATCAAATTGACGTTCTTGGGATAATTAACttcatttcataattaatggcttGTGCATTTTATAGGAGCATTGATTAGGTCGGTCGTTCATAAAGTGCATATCCAGGATGCACTTAACGTTAGTCCCAGCCAGCATTATCGATCCCTTTTAATTGAATCAGAAAATcgaactaattattaattaagtttcattATGTTGCGTTTATTGCGAACGAACAGTCTGAATTACCTGtgagaaaatttattcttcCTAGTTGTACAGTAGCTGGCTGGTTCACGGTCCCGCGATGTTGGGTAATGCCATGGGAATATGTTTGATAAGCTTCTGGTTTAACTGGAACttgatacaataattaattattctcttcCATTACATGTTATCACAACAATCACTTTTCTATTGTGCTGTAACCCATACACTCaatcatttttgttattatttacagGAAGAATAGCCTTCGAGAAACTCACAGACTTCGACTACAGAGGGAACACATACTACACAGTCAAGAACCTCAGCCTGTACGAATGTCAGGGTTGGTGTCGGGAGGAACCCGACTGTCAAGCAGCGGCGTTCAGCTTCGTGCTGAATCCGTTGATCCCGGTCCAGGAGACCCTGTGCCAACTGCAAAACGAAACGTCTGCCAACAATCCATCAGCGGCGCCCCAGAGGTCGGTAAACATGTACTACATGACCAAGATGCAGCTGAGGTCGGAAAACGTGTGCCTGAGGCCGTGGTCTTTCGAAAGGGTGCCCAACAAGATGATCAGGGGCTTGGACAACGCCTTGATTTACACTTCCACGAAAGAAGCCTGTTTGGCGGCTTGTTTGAATgaggtaaaatttaaaaatttcttctcAAATTACTGCGATAAACCATCCACTATCGCGTAGGTTGCAACCGACCACATTAAAGATACAGATACCGaccgataattaaaattttattttaatcacaaaGATAAGCAAGCAATCAATTACACCACATGAACGGCTTTAAAGCCAATTTGCAATAAAACGAGGatgttatttaagtttattacgcccaagataattaatacgaatttattgttaaataaataaattcatcataataattgtaaaggaTTAGGATATTTTAGATGGTTGTAATGGtagtaaaaaattctaattaaggATGAATGTGGAACCCACACAAAAATCGCCAGTACCCGGGGCTCattaaatcgatttttttcgTCACATCCAGATCTCAATTAATCTGCATAAAATGCGGGCGGAATCCGGTTCATTATCTCTGGAAACTCCGCACTCTTTAATTTTCTCTACGCGCACTCTTTCATCATTCACCGCTAATTGTCGCAAATTAAACGAAGGGGAAATGGAGACATGCAATCGCAAAACTAAATCTAATCGAGTCGATCTTGTTCGAGCGTCGTTTCACCTGTCGCTAGTTGCTACTgcgaaactgaaatatcaacGGTCTGACGCTGATGATCTAACAACTTAATACCAGAAGACAGTGTAAACCGAGGCTCGGCTTGTTGTTTTGCCCATTCTGCATTAGCCGAGcagtttattataatgatcgcgataccgatctgATGTTTGATTACAGCCCGAGATGTTTTTCAGATTTAAGATCGGACTGGAAAAACTGGCGGACGTGGGTAATGGACCAGAAAGCAACAACTATTGGAATTATACACTGAGCTTTGTGCATTCTGATTTATGTGTTAAGATAAACAACAGTTTATACCATctcaaaaattacatattttttaaattttgatgcaCATTGCTTGCTAAACTAATTCTGTTCCTTCAACACTAAACTAAAATACCTTATCTTGTTACAGCATCGCTTCACGTGCCGTTCAGTAGAATACAACTACGTAACTCTACAATGTCAACTGAGTGACACCGACCGCAGAACAACCGGCCAGTTCGTACAATTCGTTGACGCACAAGGAGTTGATTACTTCGAGAATTTATGTCTGAAGGGTAACCAGGCTTGTAAAGGAAATCGTGTCTTCCAAACCCCAAGAATCGGAGTCGCTGATGACAAGGTAGTCCATTTAAAATCAGTAACATAATgaagaaactaaattttatcttgGTGTTTCTGAAGGTTGCCCAATATGCCGGACTTCACTACTACACCGACAAGGAATTGCAAGTTACAAGCGAGGCCGCTTGCAGATTGGCCTGCGAAATAGAAAACGAATTTTTGTGCAGATCCTTCCTCTACAAAGGTACACCACAGGGCTCCCAATACAACTGTCAACTCTTCCACTTGGATCACAAGACTCTTCCCGACGGACCCAGCACATATTTAAACGCAGACAGACCACTCATTGATAACGGAGAAAGGATTGGAAGCTATTTCGAAAATACTTGTGAAAGTAAGTTGCATTATGTGGCAATCTTTTATAGTAATGTATTACTTTTAATGCTAGCGTTAAATTTCCTCCTTCTCGTAAATCTTTTGGAAATGATGGAATAACATAGTTTATGCATTTCCCCAGCCTACAATGTTCAATTATGTGTTTAAGGGCCCAGTAAAACGTAATCTTTGACATATATTTCGCATGGTAATAAAACTAGAATTCTTATGCGTTCCCTCAGAAGACAATAACCCACCATTATCTCGACAGATTGAATTACAACAATGAACTTCATGCAACCATGGCCATAAAACACAACGTAGCATAAATCCCAGAAATAACATAAAGGAACTCATTGAGCATTCAGATTCCACTCGGACTGATGCTCCACAATTAAATGCAATAACGCGCCAATTAAGACGAGAATCTCAGACAATCCGGAGAACTCAGATATCTGCGATGAAGAATTACAAACCGCGTTTGTCTTCGAGTTTTCACTTTGTACTCTGGGATTTAAACATgatggaatattaaatatgctttgagaatttaaaggaaatccgactaaaattaatgaagttcATGGATCCAATGTTCAATGGAGGAACAACGCAATTTTcctatgaattatttatatcttataacaaaattacattactttattataaGTTTCCATACTAATTACGTATTTGTTGCAGAATCAACTGCGGCTTCTTCACCGTCTGGTGCTCCATCTGATAATACACTGCCCGTCGTGTTCGAAGCCACTGAAGATCCTACATTGAACAACTTATCACGAACAGACGTAAACTGCGACAAAACAGGAACATGCTACGACGGTAAGTTTCAgtttcctaaaatattttactacttCAACCttctatatgtaaattttatggtgAACATTACAGGTCATCTTGAAATTGATTTTCCcactaactttaattaaatttcaatagcaGTTTACGACCGACAGTAAACTCGAGTTTTACATGTTATTGTTTATCGAATGTATGCACCTAAAGCTATCATTATTATTCTGTTTTTTATCGAGTATTAGTAGTCTATTATCCTTTTTGTATATTACATAAGTTAATCACTATCATGCCATAATAATTGCTACTGTGTGTTTATCTACTTTCCTATTTGTCCATCACACTGAAGACTTATGTTAATCGAGGAAATCCTGGATGctatttaatgataataataacaagaaccattttttatattttttacattgaatAACACTAAGTTAGTTAGTAATATGGAATTTCTACTTTAATTCTTAATCGTGGGAGACGACCCATTATGTCCTGCTAAGATACACAATTAaccaacatttttttgtttctagtGTCCGTAAACTGTAAGGATACAAGGATCGCGGTCCAAGTCAGAACCAACAAGCCTTTCAACGGAAGAATTTATGCCCTGGGTCGATCCGAGACTTGCAACGTCGACGTTATCAACAGCGATCTGTTCAGGCTCGATCTGACCATGACTGGACAGGACTGCAACACTCAGTCGGTGGTAAGCAACATGCGGCGATATTAATTGTTGATGCTGCGCGATTCCCTTCGCGCTATTTATGGACCAGCGTCGCAGGAACAATGGACCTGTGACGCAAACAAGGCTGTTCGGCTCTTTTGTTGTGCTTTACCGCGCAATTAACTCAATAAATTGCATTATTGAGTAAGGACATGAGCCAGGTGAAATACGATAGTCCAAGAAGCGATATGGCTTCCTCAGATCGCATCTTAAGGCTGGCTACTCTGCGAAAACGATGTCATGTAAACAAACCTCATAAATAAGTGGGCCGCCACTCAATGAACGATTCCGGAAAACACATGTGTTAAATATCTTggcaaagtttaatttaacatctgggttaagaattaaaaatgtttattcatcatttatttaataattataattattatattattattcaattaacttaTAATGTACAATGTACAATGTAAGATTTCTAATTTGACTATCCTATATATGTAACATGATAGTACATCCCTTTTAATCCACATAAATCTTAAATCTGCAATCTCCGTTTACCGGACTACACACCACCAGACATTATCTATTCATGAACAGTGCTCCAATTCTACTTAGCAAAAACTAAGAAGGTCCTTCGTCCataattcattttcttttttttacagACCGGCGTCTACAGCAACACAGTCGTTCTGCAGCATCACAGCGTTGTTATGACCAAAGCAGATAAAATCTACAAAGTGAAGTGTACATACGATATGTCGTCAAAGAACATCACATTCGGAATGATGCCAATTAGGTATGCACATTTCATTATCTCTTATGGGCCGTTTGGAGGCCGTTTATTCCCTAGTTAATTGGATACTTAGAACTGTAATTAGACAGTGGATATCCAACTCCTTGGGGCAGATAACAAGacccatttaaaaaattgttcatccgccacttttatttatcacgCATCACGaaccttaattttttatggaacGTGGAAGAACTCGCTATCGGACCATCATGTGTTGGTACCAAGCATCTGATTTACTTTATAGAGGCTATAAAGCTTTATATAAGTACCGTGTTAAAACATTTAGATTACGTCAaggatatatattattgtcgACTCAGTTGGATTTAATATTAGGATTTCGCcttttaatctatttaattaaattattttcgttttgcttaattatatttccattcatatttaaactaataaaacaaaaacactaattcttttttctaatttacagAGATCCTGAGATGATTAGTATCACATCCGCTCCTGAAGCACCACCACCAAGGATCCGCATCTTGGACAGCCGTCAAAGAGAAGTCGAAACTGTTCGTATTGGAGACAAACTCACTTTCAGGATCGAAATTCCAGAAGACAGTAAGTGTATTAAAAGTAtgccatttaatttaactaataacttttatttttaagctcCTTATGGCATTTTCGCGAGAAGCTGCGTTGCTATGGCCAAGGACTCGAAGAGCACTTTCCAAATCATCGACGACGAAGGTTGTCCAGTTGATCCCAGCATTTTCCCAGCCTTCACTCCAGATGGTAACGCATTGCAATCAATTTATGAAGCATTCAGATTTACCGAGTCATATGGTGTGATCTTCCAATGTAACGTCAAGTACTGTCTTGGACCTTGTGAACCAGTAAGTTGACGACAGCTCGTCATATTTACGATTTTTCTAATGTGTATTAATTACTTCAGGCCGTTTGTGAATGGGGCCGTGATTCAATTGAATCATGGGGCAGAAGGAAGAGAAGCATCAACAACGTAACCGATGAAGAGAAAGAAGAAGACATGACCCTGAGTCAAGAAATTCTCGTTTTGGACTTCGGCGATGAAAAACAATCAGACTATTTGAAGAGCGATCTGTCAAGTGCAGACTTTGGAAAAGGTAATTAAACAACACTTTAAATATA
Encoded here:
- the LOC109594390 gene encoding uncharacterized protein LOC109594390, whose translation is MTRHSIVLGLILVVINCNGILGRIAFEKLTDFDYRGNTYYTVKNLSLYECQGWCREEPDCQAAAFSFVLNPLIPVQETLCQLQNETSANNPSAAPQRSVNMYYMTKMQLRSENVCLRPWSFERVPNKMIRGLDNALIYTSTKEACLAACLNEHRFTCRSVEYNYVTLQCQLSDTDRRTTGQFVQFVDAQGVDYFENLCLKGNQACKGNRVFQTPRIGVADDKVAQYAGLHYYTDKELQVTSEAACRLACEIENEFLCRSFLYKGTPQGSQYNCQLFHLDHKTLPDGPSTYLNADRPLIDNGERIGSYFENTCEKSTAASSPSGAPSDNTLPVVFEATEDPTLNNLSRTDVNCDKTGTCYDVSVNCKDTRIAVQVRTNKPFNGRIYALGRSETCNVDVINSDLFRLDLTMTGQDCNTQSVTGVYSNTVVLQHHSVVMTKADKIYKVKCTYDMSSKNITFGMMPIRDPEMISITSAPEAPPPRIRILDSRQREVETVRIGDKLTFRIEIPEDTPYGIFARSCVAMAKDSKSTFQIIDDEGCPVDPSIFPAFTPDGNALQSIYEAFRFTESYGVIFQCNVKYCLGPCEPAVCEWGRDSIESWGRRKRSINNVTDEEKEEDMTLSQEILVLDFGDEKQSDYLKSDLSSADFGKDKTVTIIEPCPTKTSVLALGVTCALLVLLYISTLFCYYMKKWLNPGKHIA